A single Carnobacterium alterfunditum DSM 5972 DNA region contains:
- a CDS encoding branched-chain amino acid aminotransferase, whose amino-acid sequence MKTVDIDWKNLGFNYIKTDHRYISYWKDGNWDEGTLTEDNKVHISEGSTALHYGQTVFEGMKAYRTKDGSINLFRPDQNAERMQRSCRRLMMPSIPTDVFIEAVKKVVKANEQYIPPYGTGGSLYLRPYMIGIGDNIGVKPAEEYLFSIFCMPVGAYFKGGLTPSNFVVSDYDRAAGNGTGAAKVGGNYGGSLLPGAEAHKHNFSDAIYLDPTTHTKIEEVGAANFFGITKDNKFVTPLSPSILPSITKYSLLYLANERLGLDVVEREVFIDRLDEFKEAGACGTAAVISPIGGIQYKDDFHVFYSETETGPITKKLYDELTGIQYGDIEAPEGWIVKV is encoded by the coding sequence ATGAAAACAGTAGATATTGACTGGAAAAATTTAGGTTTCAATTACATTAAAACGGATCACCGATATATTTCTTATTGGAAAGATGGGAATTGGGATGAAGGAACATTAACAGAAGATAATAAAGTTCATATTAGTGAAGGGTCAACAGCCTTACACTATGGACAAACTGTTTTTGAAGGAATGAAAGCTTACCGAACGAAAGATGGTTCAATCAATTTATTCCGACCTGATCAAAATGCAGAGCGTATGCAACGAAGCTGCAGACGTTTAATGATGCCAAGCATACCAACAGATGTTTTTATTGAAGCCGTTAAAAAAGTAGTAAAAGCGAATGAACAATATATTCCGCCATACGGTACTGGGGGTTCTTTATATCTTCGCCCTTATATGATCGGGATCGGCGATAATATTGGAGTGAAGCCTGCAGAAGAATACTTATTTTCTATTTTTTGTATGCCTGTAGGAGCTTACTTTAAGGGTGGATTGACCCCGTCAAACTTTGTTGTTTCTGATTATGATAGAGCAGCAGGTAACGGAACCGGCGCAGCAAAAGTCGGTGGAAATTATGGTGGTAGTTTACTCCCAGGTGCAGAAGCTCATAAACATAATTTTAGTGATGCAATCTATTTAGATCCAACGACCCACACAAAAATAGAAGAAGTCGGCGCGGCAAATTTCTTTGGGATCACAAAAGATAATAAATTTGTTACACCGTTATCTCCATCTATATTGCCTAGTATTACTAAATACTCATTGCTGTATCTTGCGAATGAACGTTTAGGATTAGATGTTGTTGAAAGAGAAGTCTTCATTGATCGATTAGATGAATTTAAAGAAGCTGGTGCTTGTGGAACAGCAGCTGTTATCTCGCCAATTGGTGGAATCCAATATAAAGATGATTTTCATGTCTTTTATAGCGAGACAGAGACAGGACCAATTACTAAAAAACTATATGATGAATTAACAGGCATCCAGTACGGCGATATAGAAGCGCCAGAAGGATGGATCGTAAAAGTATAG
- the tuf gene encoding elongation factor Tu has translation MAKEKYTRNKPHVNVGTIGHVDHGKTTLTAAITTVLAKRGFVSTATDYASIDGAPEERERGITINTSHVEYETAERHYAHVDCPGHADYVKNMITGAAQMDGAILVVSAADGPMPQTREHILLSRQVGVPYIVVFLNKVDMVDDEELLELVEMEVRDLLSEYDFPGDDTPVISGSALKALEGVEEYEDKIMELMDAVDSYIPTPERDTDKPFMMPVEDVFSITGRGTVATGRVETGQIKVGEEVEIIGIHEATTKSTVTGVEMFRKMLDFAQAGDNIGALLRGVAREDIQRGQVLAKPGSITPHTKFTGEVYILSKEEGGRHTPFFANYRPQFYFRTTDVTGVVELPEGTEMVMPGDNVSISVELIAPIAIDPGTKFTIREGGRTVGAGVVATIEA, from the coding sequence ATGGCAAAAGAAAAATATACTCGTAATAAACCCCATGTTAACGTTGGTACTATCGGACACGTTGACCATGGTAAAACAACTTTAACTGCTGCAATTACAACTGTATTAGCTAAAAGAGGTTTTGTAAGTACTGCAACTGACTACGCTTCAATCGATGGAGCTCCGGAAGAACGCGAACGTGGAATTACAATCAACACTTCTCACGTTGAATACGAAACTGCAGAACGTCACTATGCTCACGTGGACTGCCCAGGACATGCTGACTATGTTAAAAACATGATCACAGGTGCTGCACAAATGGATGGAGCTATCTTAGTAGTATCTGCTGCTGATGGCCCAATGCCACAAACTCGTGAACATATTCTATTGTCTCGCCAAGTTGGTGTTCCATACATCGTTGTTTTCTTAAACAAAGTTGATATGGTTGATGATGAAGAATTACTTGAATTAGTTGAAATGGAAGTTCGTGACTTATTGTCAGAATACGATTTCCCAGGCGACGACACTCCAGTTATTTCTGGTTCAGCACTTAAAGCTCTTGAAGGCGTTGAAGAATACGAAGATAAAATCATGGAATTAATGGATGCTGTAGATTCTTACATTCCAACTCCAGAACGCGATACTGACAAACCATTCATGATGCCAGTTGAGGATGTATTCTCAATTACTGGACGTGGAACAGTTGCTACAGGACGTGTAGAAACTGGACAAATTAAAGTCGGTGAAGAAGTTGAAATCATCGGAATCCATGAAGCAACTACTAAATCAACTGTTACTGGTGTTGAAATGTTCCGTAAAATGTTAGACTTTGCTCAAGCAGGGGACAATATTGGTGCATTATTACGTGGGGTTGCTCGTGAAGACATCCAACGTGGACAAGTATTAGCTAAACCAGGTTCAATTACTCCACATACAAAATTTACAGGTGAAGTTTATATCTTATCTAAAGAAGAAGGTGGACGTCATACTCCATTCTTCGCTAACTACCGCCCACAATTTTATTTCCGTACAACTGACGTAACTGGTGTTGTTGAGTTACCAGAAGGTACTGAAATGGTTATGCCAGGAGACAACGTTTCAATCAGCGTTGAATTGATTGCACCAATCGCTATCGACCCAGGTACTAAATTCACTATTCGTGAAGGTGGACGTACTGTTGGAGCCGGCGTTGTAGCTACAATCGAAGCTTAA
- the fusA gene encoding elongation factor G encodes MAKREFSLNNTRNIGIMAHIDAGKTTTTERVLYYTGKIHKIGETHEGASQMDWMEQEQERGITITSAATTAAWKGYRVNIIDTPGHVDFTVEVERSLRVLDGAVALLDAQSGVEPQTETVWRQATTYGVPRIVFVNKMDKTGADFIYSVGTILDRLQANAHPIQLPIGAEDNFTGIIDLVTMKAEVYTNDLGTDIREEEIPEEYVELANEWRTKLIEGAADTDEALMEKYLDGEEISEEELKNAIRKATLKVEFYPVLCGSAFKNKGVQMMLDAVIDYLPSPLDVAAIQGILPDSEETAERHADDSEPFSALAFKVMTDPYVGRLTFFRVYSGTLQAGSYVQNSTKGKRERVGRILQMHANSRSEIPEVFAGDIAAAVGLKNTTTGDTLCDEKDQVILESMDFPEPVIQVAIEPKSKADQDKMGVALQKLAEEDPTFRAETDHETGETIIAGMGELHLDIIVDRMRREFNVEASVGAPQVSYRETFRGSTKAEGKFVRQSGGKGQYGHVWIEFSPNEEGKGFDFEDAIVGGTVPREYIPAVKAGLEASLNNGVLAGYPLVDIKAKLYDGSYHDVDSNETAFKVAASMALKNASKKANPVILEPMMGVEITIPEDYLGDVMGHISARRGRIEGSEARGNTTIVKGMIPLAEMFGYATALRSATQGRGTFSMTFDHYEDVPKSISEEIIKKNGGSAN; translated from the coding sequence ATGGCAAAAAGAGAGTTTTCTCTAAACAATACCCGTAATATTGGAATCATGGCCCATATTGATGCTGGTAAAACAACAACAACTGAGCGTGTTCTTTATTACACTGGTAAAATCCATAAAATTGGTGAAACCCATGAGGGTGCTTCACAAATGGACTGGATGGAACAAGAACAAGAACGTGGTATTACGATTACATCTGCTGCAACAACAGCTGCTTGGAAAGGCTATCGCGTAAACATTATCGATACTCCGGGTCACGTTGACTTCACTGTTGAAGTTGAACGCTCTCTACGAGTATTAGATGGTGCTGTTGCTTTACTTGATGCACAATCAGGTGTTGAGCCTCAAACTGAAACAGTTTGGCGTCAAGCAACAACTTATGGTGTACCTCGTATTGTATTTGTAAACAAAATGGATAAAACCGGTGCAGATTTCATATATTCTGTAGGAACGATCCTTGACCGTTTACAAGCAAACGCACACCCAATCCAATTGCCAATCGGTGCTGAAGATAACTTCACAGGTATCATTGACTTGGTTACAATGAAAGCTGAAGTTTATACAAATGATTTAGGAACAGATATCCGCGAGGAAGAAATCCCTGAAGAATACGTAGAATTAGCAAATGAATGGCGTACAAAATTAATTGAGGGTGCTGCAGATACAGATGAAGCTTTGATGGAGAAATATCTTGATGGTGAAGAAATTTCTGAAGAAGAATTGAAAAATGCTATCCGAAAAGCAACACTTAAAGTTGAATTTTACCCAGTCTTATGTGGTTCAGCATTTAAAAACAAAGGTGTTCAAATGATGCTTGATGCAGTCATTGACTACCTACCGTCACCACTTGATGTAGCTGCAATCCAAGGAATCTTACCAGATTCTGAAGAAACTGCAGAACGCCATGCTGATGACAGCGAACCATTCTCAGCATTGGCATTTAAAGTTATGACTGACCCGTATGTAGGTCGTTTAACTTTCTTCCGTGTTTATTCTGGTACGTTACAAGCAGGATCATATGTACAAAACTCAACTAAAGGAAAACGTGAACGTGTAGGACGTATCTTACAAATGCATGCGAACTCTCGTAGCGAAATTCCTGAAGTATTTGCTGGAGATATTGCAGCGGCTGTTGGTTTGAAAAACACGACAACTGGTGACACTTTGTGTGATGAAAAAGATCAAGTGATCTTAGAATCAATGGACTTCCCAGAACCAGTTATCCAAGTAGCTATTGAACCAAAATCAAAAGCTGACCAAGATAAAATGGGTGTTGCGTTACAAAAACTTGCTGAAGAAGATCCAACTTTCCGTGCTGAAACTGACCACGAAACTGGCGAAACAATTATTGCCGGTATGGGTGAGTTACACTTAGACATCATTGTTGACCGTATGAGACGTGAATTCAATGTTGAAGCTAGTGTTGGTGCTCCACAAGTTTCTTATCGTGAAACATTCCGTGGTTCTACTAAAGCTGAAGGTAAATTCGTTCGTCAATCAGGTGGTAAAGGTCAATACGGTCACGTATGGATCGAGTTCTCTCCTAATGAAGAAGGAAAAGGTTTTGACTTTGAAGATGCAATCGTTGGTGGTACTGTTCCTCGTGAATATATCCCAGCAGTAAAAGCTGGTTTAGAAGCTTCATTAAACAACGGAGTTCTTGCTGGATATCCATTAGTGGATATTAAAGCAAAACTTTATGATGGTTCATACCATGATGTCGATTCAAATGAAACGGCCTTTAAAGTTGCGGCTTCAATGGCATTAAAAAATGCTTCTAAAAAAGCAAATCCAGTTATCTTAGAGCCTATGATGGGCGTTGAAATTACAATTCCTGAAGATTATTTAGGAGACGTAATGGGACACATCTCTGCTCGTCGTGGACGTATCGAAGGTTCTGAAGCTCGTGGAAATACTACTATCGTTAAAGGTATGATTCCATTAGCAGAAATGTTCGGTTATGCAACTGCATTACGTTCAGCAACACAAGGTCGCGGTACTTTCTCAATGACATTCGATCATTACGAAGATGTACCAAAATCTATTTCTGAAGAAATCATCAAGAAAAATGGCGGATCAGCTAACTAA
- the rpsG gene encoding 30S ribosomal protein S7, producing MPRKGPITKRDVLPDPLYNSKLVTRLINRIMVDGKRGKAATILYNAFGMIKEQTGNDPIEVFEQAMKNIMPVLEVKARRVGGSNYQVPIEVRPERRTALALRWLVSYSRLRGEDTMEQRLAKEIMDAANNTGAAVKKREDTHKMAEANKAFAHYRW from the coding sequence ATGCCTCGTAAAGGTCCTATTACTAAACGTGATGTTTTACCTGATCCACTTTATAATTCTAAACTTGTTACTCGTTTGATCAACCGTATTATGGTTGACGGAAAACGTGGGAAAGCTGCTACAATTCTTTATAATGCATTTGGCATGATCAAAGAACAAACTGGCAACGATCCTATTGAAGTATTTGAACAAGCAATGAAAAACATTATGCCTGTTCTTGAAGTTAAAGCTCGCCGTGTTGGGGGTTCTAACTACCAAGTTCCGATCGAAGTTCGTCCAGAACGTCGTACGGCTCTTGCTCTTCGTTGGTTAGTAAGCTACTCTCGTTTACGCGGAGAAGATACTATGGAACAACGTCTTGCTAAAGAAATCATGGATGCTGCTAACAATACTGGAGCAGCTGTTAAAAAACGTGAAGACACTCACAAAATGGCTGAAGCTAATAAAGCTTTCGCTCATTATCGCTGGTAA
- the rpsL gene encoding 30S ribosomal protein S12 produces MPTINQLVRKPRKSKIEKSESPALNRGYNSKRKKQTTVNSPQKRGVCTRVGTMTPKKPNSALRKYARVRLSNLIEVTAYIPGEGHNLQEHSVVLLRGGRVKDLPGVRYHIVRGALDTAGVADRKQSRSKYGTKRPKK; encoded by the coding sequence ATGCCTACTATTAATCAATTAGTACGTAAACCTCGTAAATCAAAAATAGAAAAATCTGAATCTCCAGCTTTAAACAGAGGTTACAACAGTAAAAGAAAAAAACAAACAACAGTAAACTCACCTCAAAAACGTGGTGTTTGTACTCGTGTAGGGACTATGACTCCTAAAAAACCTAACTCAGCGTTACGTAAATATGCACGTGTTCGTTTGTCTAACTTAATTGAAGTAACTGCTTATATCCCAGGTGAAGGTCACAACTTGCAAGAACATAGTGTGGTTCTTTTACGTGGAGGACGAGTGAAGGATCTACCCGGAGTTCGTTACCACATCGTTCGTGGAGCGCTTGATACTGCCGGTGTTGCAGATCGTAAACAAAGCCGTTCTAAATATGGTACTAAAAGACCTAAAAAATAA
- a CDS encoding prepilin peptidase, with product MQTGILFLLIWFTGCCFGSFLMVVGLRVPVHQSIVVPRSHCPNCHSTLHFFELIPILSYLIQRGRCRHCQQHISILHPLAEVLTGFIFLYTFYTYLFFPKEGLFIIGLVSFGIIFIISDLYYQLLPDRLMVFFFLWVFLGRLVIHPHPFNFYLFSGIGFFSFFYLLYQFSSTSIGGGDVKLLGIIGMLLGYDLTLIAIMIACLSALLVNFPLVLSKKNNYRNFIPFAPFIFFGGFTAYFLQDIFNTWFIMS from the coding sequence ATGCAGACAGGTATTTTATTTTTACTTATTTGGTTTACAGGGTGTTGCTTCGGCTCTTTTTTAATGGTGGTCGGCTTAAGGGTCCCAGTTCATCAATCTATTGTTGTCCCACGTTCTCATTGTCCAAATTGTCATAGCACGTTGCATTTCTTTGAATTGATCCCTATTTTATCTTACCTTATCCAAAGAGGGCGCTGTCGACATTGCCAACAGCACATTTCTATTTTACATCCCTTAGCTGAAGTTTTGACCGGCTTTATCTTTTTATATACCTTCTACACTTATCTGTTTTTTCCAAAAGAGGGTCTATTTATTATCGGTCTCGTTTCTTTTGGGATTATTTTTATCATTTCTGATCTTTACTACCAACTCTTGCCTGATCGTTTAATGGTTTTCTTTTTTCTGTGGGTTTTTTTAGGTCGATTGGTGATCCATCCTCATCCTTTTAATTTTTATTTGTTTAGCGGAATTGGGTTCTTCAGTTTTTTTTATCTTCTATATCAATTCTCATCTACTTCGATAGGCGGTGGAGACGTAAAATTATTAGGGATCATCGGAATGCTGCTTGGTTATGATTTGACTTTGATCGCGATCATGATTGCTTGTTTGTCTGCCCTTCTAGTTAACTTTCCATTGGTGCTCAGTAAAAAAAACAACTATAGAAACTTTATTCCATTCGCTCCTTTTATTTTTTTTGGAGGCTTTACAGCTTATTTCTTACAAGATATTTTTAATACTTGGTTTATCATGAGTTGA
- a CDS encoding NAD-dependent succinate-semialdehyde dehydrogenase, which translates to MQTKLYINGQWIEGSLEKKAVNNPATREELIKVSQGGEIETLKAIQSAKEAFPKWKGMELAERVKLIHAIADKIEEKADQLALIMTLEQGKPLKESKTEILINIQNLHWNAEEARRIYGETIPAPNNHKYEVKKQPIGVVAAITPWNFPSNMIIRKIAPAIAAGCTVVLKPASSTPLSAIAIFEIFHEVGLPAGVANLVMGPSSKIGKTLTDSNDVRKLTFTGSTEIGKILFEQSAQTMKKISLELGGHAPFIVFADANIDEAVEGLVAMKFRNNGQACTSPNRIFVNKAIKKEFIQKLMAAVSKVTVGNGLQDVMAGPLINEDAIESIQAQVDDAKVKGAKVVAGGERLTKGEYADGYFYAPTILDNVTNEMAIFYEETFGPVIPLIDFEEEDEVIKMANDSIFGLASYFFTTDLKRAEKVSEALEYGLVGINNTSISTSEAPFGGVKHSGVGRENGVYGVQEFLEVKFVHTKYLD; encoded by the coding sequence ATGCAAACGAAACTTTATATCAATGGACAATGGATAGAAGGATCTTTAGAAAAAAAGGCGGTCAACAATCCAGCGACCAGAGAAGAATTGATTAAAGTTTCCCAAGGTGGAGAAATAGAAACACTTAAAGCAATCCAATCAGCTAAAGAAGCTTTTCCAAAATGGAAAGGTATGGAATTAGCGGAGCGTGTAAAACTTATTCATGCTATTGCAGATAAAATTGAAGAAAAAGCAGATCAATTGGCTTTGATCATGACTTTAGAACAAGGAAAACCTTTAAAAGAATCTAAAACAGAAATTCTGATCAATATTCAAAATTTACATTGGAATGCCGAAGAGGCAAGACGTATTTATGGGGAAACTATTCCAGCTCCTAATAATCATAAATATGAAGTCAAAAAGCAACCGATTGGCGTTGTAGCAGCTATAACGCCTTGGAACTTCCCGTCAAACATGATCATCCGTAAAATTGCTCCAGCTATTGCAGCTGGTTGTACAGTGGTCCTAAAACCGGCAAGCAGCACGCCATTATCAGCTATTGCGATTTTTGAAATTTTCCATGAAGTGGGTTTGCCGGCTGGAGTGGCCAATTTAGTTATGGGACCATCAAGTAAAATCGGAAAAACTTTGACTGATAGCAATGATGTTCGAAAATTAACTTTTACAGGCTCAACAGAGATAGGAAAAATATTGTTTGAACAATCTGCTCAAACAATGAAGAAAATTTCTCTTGAGTTAGGAGGCCATGCCCCTTTTATTGTATTTGCTGATGCGAATATTGATGAAGCAGTTGAAGGCCTTGTTGCAATGAAGTTTAGAAACAATGGGCAGGCGTGTACCTCTCCTAACCGTATTTTTGTAAATAAGGCAATAAAGAAAGAATTTATTCAAAAATTAATGGCAGCTGTCAGTAAAGTCACAGTCGGCAACGGGTTACAAGATGTGATGGCTGGACCGCTTATCAATGAAGATGCAATCGAATCTATCCAAGCTCAAGTAGATGATGCGAAAGTGAAAGGAGCAAAAGTAGTTGCAGGAGGCGAAAGATTAACTAAGGGAGAATATGCTGACGGGTACTTCTATGCGCCTACTATTTTAGACAACGTTACAAACGAGATGGCTATTTTTTATGAAGAAACATTTGGTCCGGTCATTCCTTTGATCGATTTTGAAGAAGAGGATGAGGTCATCAAAATGGCAAATGATAGCATATTCGGTCTAGCTTCTTATTTCTTTACGACGGACTTGAAGCGGGCTGAAAAAGTCAGTGAGGCTTTAGAATATGGATTGGTCGGAATCAACAACACATCAATCTCTACTTCTGAAGCACCGTTTGGCGGGGTAAAACATTCAGGTGTTGGTCGCGAAAATGGTGTTTACGGAGTACAAGAATTTTTAGAAGTTAAATTTGTTCATACTAAATATCTGGATTGA
- the aguA gene encoding agmatine deiminase, which yields MKKLKTSPKADGYRMPGEFEKHDGCWMIWPERPDNWRLGGKPAQKVFTKVAIAISEFEPVTMCVSNEQYENARNMLPAQIRVIEMSNNDSWMRDVGATFVINGKDVRGIDWTFNSWGGLVDGLYFPWDKDDQIAGKMCDIERLDCYRLDDFILEGGSIHVDGEGTLIVTEECLLSEGRNSTLSKEEIEEKLKENLNVEKIIWIPHGIYNDETNGHVDNILHYVAPGKVVLAWTEDQKDPQYKICQEAYSILSQAVDAKKRKLEIIKLDLPANVLITKEESEGVDAVNGTLPREEGDRLAASYANFYIANGGVLVPQFNDPKDKKAIETLQNVFPNHKVIGIFAREILLGGGNIHCITQQQPSASKK from the coding sequence ATGAAAAAATTAAAGACTAGTCCAAAAGCAGATGGGTATAGAATGCCAGGGGAATTCGAGAAGCATGATGGGTGTTGGATGATTTGGCCTGAAAGACCAGATAATTGGAGACTAGGTGGAAAACCGGCTCAAAAAGTTTTTACGAAAGTAGCTATTGCAATTAGTGAGTTCGAACCGGTAACTATGTGTGTAAGCAATGAACAATATGAGAATGCTAGAAATATGTTACCTGCACAAATTCGTGTTATTGAAATGTCGAATAATGATTCTTGGATGCGTGATGTGGGAGCAACTTTTGTAATAAATGGAAAAGACGTTCGAGGCATTGACTGGACTTTCAATTCTTGGGGCGGTTTAGTAGATGGACTTTACTTCCCATGGGATAAAGATGATCAGATAGCAGGAAAAATGTGTGATATAGAAAGATTAGATTGTTACCGACTAGATGACTTTATTTTAGAAGGTGGATCCATTCATGTGGATGGGGAAGGAACATTGATCGTCACTGAAGAATGCTTATTGAGTGAAGGCCGCAATTCCACACTATCAAAAGAGGAAATCGAAGAAAAGTTGAAAGAAAATTTAAATGTAGAGAAGATTATTTGGATTCCCCATGGTATCTATAATGATGAAACAAATGGTCATGTAGACAATATCCTTCATTATGTGGCCCCAGGAAAAGTGGTTTTAGCTTGGACAGAGGATCAAAAAGATCCTCAGTATAAGATTTGTCAAGAAGCCTATTCAATTTTAAGTCAAGCAGTGGATGCTAAAAAAAGAAAGTTAGAAATTATTAAATTAGATTTGCCAGCTAACGTCTTGATCACGAAAGAAGAAAGTGAAGGAGTAGATGCTGTTAATGGTACGCTTCCACGTGAAGAAGGAGATCGTTTAGCAGCTTCGTATGCTAATTTTTATATTGCTAATGGCGGTGTTCTCGTTCCGCAATTTAACGATCCAAAAGATAAGAAGGCTATTGAAACACTTCAAAATGTATTCCCAAACCATAAAGTAATCGGGATTTTTGCAAGAGAAATTCTTTTAGGAGGAGGCAATATTCACTGCATCACTCAACAACAACCTAGTGCAAGTAAAAAGTGA
- a CDS encoding APC family permease, which produces MIDAVLSVICVVFVAEAAAPVAAIGNSQYFWWIFLMIGFLVPYGLIASELGTTYNGEGGLYDWVRKAFGARMGARVSWYYWINFPLWMASLAVIFPEMISLISGWEVSTIVGIIIELIFIWIVTLIAFFPVSDSVWILNSAAVIKVFLALIVGVLGIYGAITHGVANEYTVQSLLPSFDVKSLSFVSVILFNFLGFEVITTMADDMENPKKQIPQAIIIGGLVIAAIYIFSAFGIGVAIPTAEISTSSGLIESLQLLTGNPTGIFISVMTILFLLTLFGNMISWSMGVNSVAAYAADNGDMPSVFKKRRKNGIPFGAPMMNGLVASFVVIIAPFIPNEDLFWSFFALNLVMFLLAYVPVFPAFLKLRKIDPKMERPFKVAGNKVFLRLLAYVPMSLIIIALVFIAVPMDSSSSTLKATLPITIGAVVFILIGELIIKVKRIGYLSIEEEGINYEKIKD; this is translated from the coding sequence ATGATAGATGCCGTTTTGTCTGTAATTTGTGTGGTATTTGTTGCAGAAGCTGCAGCTCCAGTTGCGGCTATTGGAAATTCTCAATATTTTTGGTGGATATTCTTAATGATTGGTTTTTTGGTACCGTATGGGTTGATTGCTTCTGAATTAGGAACAACATATAACGGAGAAGGTGGTTTGTATGATTGGGTAAGGAAGGCATTTGGTGCGAGAATGGGGGCTCGGGTATCTTGGTATTATTGGATTAATTTTCCATTATGGATGGCCTCTTTAGCTGTTATTTTCCCAGAAATGATTTCCCTAATCAGTGGATGGGAAGTTAGTACAATTGTAGGTATTATAATTGAATTAATATTTATTTGGATCGTTACATTGATCGCTTTTTTTCCAGTCAGTGATAGCGTCTGGATTTTGAATAGTGCAGCAGTGATTAAAGTATTTCTGGCTTTAATAGTTGGGGTACTTGGTATTTACGGAGCAATAACGCATGGAGTTGCCAATGAATATACAGTACAATCTTTATTGCCATCGTTTGATGTCAAAAGCTTATCTTTTGTTTCGGTTATTCTCTTTAATTTTTTGGGGTTCGAGGTTATTACTACTATGGCTGACGATATGGAAAATCCTAAAAAACAAATACCGCAAGCTATTATTATAGGTGGATTAGTAATAGCAGCAATTTATATATTCTCAGCATTTGGTATTGGTGTAGCCATTCCAACAGCAGAAATTAGCACTAGTAGTGGATTGATTGAAAGTCTTCAACTCCTAACGGGTAACCCAACAGGAATTTTCATTTCGGTTATGACTATTTTATTTTTGCTAACACTTTTTGGAAATATGATTTCTTGGTCTATGGGTGTGAACAGTGTAGCAGCATACGCAGCAGATAACGGAGATATGCCCAGTGTATTTAAAAAAAGAAGAAAAAATGGTATACCCTTTGGAGCGCCTATGATGAACGGGCTTGTTGCTTCGTTTGTTGTTATTATCGCACCTTTTATTCCTAATGAAGACCTTTTTTGGAGTTTCTTTGCACTTAATTTAGTAATGTTCTTATTAGCATACGTACCAGTATTTCCAGCATTTCTGAAATTACGTAAGATAGATCCAAAAATGGAGAGACCGTTTAAAGTGGCTGGCAATAAAGTGTTTTTAAGGCTGCTAGCCTATGTTCCAATGTCGTTAATAATTATTGCGCTTGTTTTTATAGCTGTTCCAATGGATAGCAGTTCAAGTACTCTAAAAGCAACTTTGCCAATTACGATAGGAGCTGTTGTTTTCATATTAATTGGCGAACTCATTATCAAAGTGAAGAGAATTGGTTACTTAAGTATAGAGGAAGAAGGGATTAATTATGAAAAAATTAAAGACTAG